CTTGTGACCGACAGTAAGCCGCCACAACGCCGCTTCTCAGCCTGTTGCTTAAGAAATGGGTGTTATGGGCCGCATCGCACTAACATCGAATTAACCGTTTATACAACGTGCTGACAATCTGGGCTAAGTTACCCAGTTGCCACTCAAATCCAAATAGGCTGTCGTTGCTTGTCGATattattttcattattattgTCATTATATTCCTAGTCCCTGTTTGACACCATGCCCTCAGTTTGGACTGAGGTTGAAAGGTCATCTTGTGACTCCTATGTGCTGCTTATCACGCCACCCTGCGTACATAAAACTGAGAGATTAACAGACAGGTCAGTTGACAGGAGTTGTGAGAGGTTTTCCAATTAGCTTGGTCTTTAAGTCTGGTCCACCTGCCTTCTGATGGCAGCAGTGAGCGTGGGGAACCTTCCTGAGCAACACGAAGGTGTTCCTGGCTAAGCCACGGAATGCTGAAAGCCAGGGAGTATGGTTCCATTTACTGGAATTGTATCTTAAATCAAGGCTTTTCTAATCTGAGGGTAGCTTTGACTGCATACACAACGACGTTATAGCTGTCTAAAAACAACCGATGATGTCGTCACTGCGGCGTCATGGCTGGTGGACAAAGTCGTCATGGTAATACGTCTTGGAGCATTGTTTGGGGGTTTCAGCTCTCTGGTTGACTCACCTATGCTGGTGGGGAAGATGTCTTCGTTATTAATCTGGACCTCGATCCAGTCCATCAGCAAGTTCATATACTTGGGGGCCGGGAGGGCCGTGGGCTTCTTGAACTTGCGGTCGTCCTGCCAGCGGTACTCATACCTCGGGCCCCCGGACATGACGGGGCAGCTCTCCTCCGTGCAGAACTCGCACACGGTCCCGTAGATGAGGTTGATGCGGTTGAAGAAGTCCACCACGTGCACGGCCACCCAGTCGTTGAGGTCCTCGCCGTGGGGGAGCTGCACAGAGGCGCGCAGGTCCACGCCGGAGCTCAGGGACGCCTGGGCCTTCTTGTGCAGCTCGAAGCGCTGCGTCCCCGGCTCGAACTTGCGCTTGGGCCGGAAGGTCTTGTCCTTGTTGAAGACCTGCTTCAGGGCGATGGACATGTCGACGGGGAGTTGGGGCTGGggtaaagggaggaggaggaaggcgggAGGGCTGGGGAACAAGTGGGGCTTGTTTGCAGGCCGTGAGGACCCCAGGGAGGACCGGCAGGTACCAATAGTCCCTGTGGGATGAGGCTGTCACAGGGAGCAGGAGATGAGGCTGCGGTTGTCAGTGTTGGCGTGATGGTGGCCCTAGGACATTCTCCTATGGAGAAAACAAAAGGAGAGTTTTCAGAAAGCATGTGGTTTTCTCAGGAAGTGAGGGTATAATCTATTGCTCTAATCCACATATCTGATTCTATGGCCTGTAGGAACACAAAAAGGGGGGTTTCCACAGAGTCCCCTTGCATTCAAACTGTTAAAAAAGTGATCAAGTTCAGACAAGATACTTTTGCGAAGTGAGTAGCTCCTTTACTTTCATGCTGAATCATTATGATTTGGATCGAATCGTTTTCGCAATACAAAGTCAAAAGCTTGGGCAGAACCATCTCTTTCCCCTTCTGACAGCCTACAAAACAGGCACTGTGTTACGATCTACAAAACAGAAGTGCACTGTGCGCAAAATGGTAAATCTAGGGTTTCCCTCGGCTGATATCTATGACCAGATCCTGTTCCCACTCGTCCAAACCCGGCACAATGGATGATTCTAGCATGATGTCAGTGCAAAAGAGAGGCCGTCAGGCCTGTCAACACTGCATTCACGCTCAAAAGCCAGAGGCTCTGTGATAGAAAGTGTAATTAGTGcaatacaaaacatttcaattGCAACTTCCTCAAGTGTGGTGTACCATGAATGCAAATGTAGCCCCGACGCGCCACATAAGTGGGGCCCGCAGATGAGAATGCTGTCTGACCAGATCTGAACCCTGTTGACAAGTCTATTTAGTTTACTTCTACGATTGCTTTACTCTGGCCCGAAAACGACCCttgcctctctttgtctttccctccttcatgtgtgtgtgtgcgcatgtgttaaGTCTTCCCCCAAGTCTCGACTCTTTACAGGAAATCAACACCTGAACTGGTCTGGGGTCTGCACAAACACCAGGAGGGACCCTTCATCCGTTTGTAGCTCGGACATTTTTTACAACATACAGGACAGAGATTTACGGCCTCCTCTTCCTAGTTCAGGAGGTCATACGTCGACGGAAGACGGGGCGATGACATACATGGTCAATATATTCTGTGTTTAGATGAGTCTGGAGCCTAATTGAAACGTATTGGCGCGGCAGGTCACTCTCGTTTGCTCTTATGGAAACCCTGTTAACTAAGTAAAGGGTTGAAAAAGGATGCAGTCACAAATCACGTAACATGCCATTCTAACCCTATGGTCCTTGCTCCCCAAATTAGCTTTCGGTCTTTAAACAGTAGACCACAAAACCTCTCAAGATGATCACCGTTTACTCATTTCCCCAACTTACACAGATCCTGAATGACCTGAAAGACAACATTTCCTTAACCCAGACAAGTTCCTGGTTAAACTTAGGACAAACAATGAATTCCCTTGTGCGTTTTACTTATACAATGCCGACTGGCTAGTTCACTATATCTTCTGTGTTCATCACACTGTCCTAACAACCAG
This is a stretch of genomic DNA from Osmerus mordax isolate fOsmMor3 chromosome 20, fOsmMor3.pri, whole genome shotgun sequence. It encodes these proteins:
- the LOC136964387 gene encoding MOB kinase activator 3B codes for the protein MSIALKQVFNKDKTFRPKRKFEPGTQRFELHKKAQASLSSGVDLRASVQLPHGEDLNDWVAVHVVDFFNRINLIYGTVCEFCTEESCPVMSGGPRYEYRWQDDRKFKKPTALPAPKYMNLLMDWIEVQINNEDIFPTSIGIPFPKNFIQICKKILCRLFRVFVHVYIHHFDRIIVMGAEAHVNTCYKHFYFFGTELNLIDRKELEPLKEMTLRMCH